AAAACTTGCGACTAGATATCGTCCATGCGGATACTGCTATGCACCAAGCGCTGCTGTTGAATCTTTTCAACCCTAACGAGATCGTCAAGTGCGCCTTTTGTTTCTGCGGATGCTGATGAAAGAGCAGTCTTTTCAATTAATCCTATCAGCTTATTATCGAGCTCTAGATGGAGCTCCAAAATATCATCTTCACTCATATTTGCAGGCATAGTTTGCTTTATACAAAGAGTAATAAAATCTTCAAACACGATATCTTTGTACCAAGTATCGAGTATTTTTCTAGGAGCTTCATCGATATAGTTTTCCAGTTTCTCAGCAGTCTGAAGCTCATGCTGCTTGAAGTACTCTAGCATTAGCTTTACACGTGACGAATCAGCTTGCATGTGTAAACGGCTATATAGCTGTGCCATTTCAAGACGACAAGTTGCTACATAATCTAAAAGCTCACTAAGTTGTTGAATACGCATGTACAGCTCTCCTATCGCTCGCATTTTAGATGACAAGCTAAAAATTAGTCTGACTGTATTATGAGCTAAATACGCGACAGAATATTTGAGGGTTGTCATACTTTGCCCATTAGGAAATGGCTTACTTTAGAGATAGTGAAAGAAACTAGCGCTTGATCACGTAATTGTTGCCATCGTTCCTTAGCTATGCTCTGAGCCTTGATGAGCAAAGATTGGAGTGAGCTATTGATTCAAACAAGAGTGGTTCGAACTGATGACCTATGCCTTGGCAAAAAAAGGGGAACAACTCTTTCTACGAGCACAACTGAGCTAGATTGGCATTTTTTATGGTGTTAATTGATTTTTTTACTAAGGAAGAAGATTGGAGCGAGCTATTGATTCAAACAAGAGTGGTTCGAACTGATGACCTATACCTTGGCAAAAAAAGGGTATCAACTCTTTCTACGAGCACAACTGAGCTAGATTGGTATTTTTGATAGTTCTTAATTGAAGTTTTTACTAAGGAGGAAGATTGGAGCGAGCTATTGATTTAGACAAGAGTGGTTCGAACTGATGACCTATATCTTGGCAAAAAAAGGGTATCAACTCTTTCTACGAGCACAACTGAGCTAGATTGGCATTTTTTGATGGTGGTTAATTGAAGTTTTTACTAAAGAGGAAGATTGGAGCGAGCTATTGATTTAGACAAGAGTGGTTCGAACTGATGACCTATACCTTGGCAAAAAAAGGGTATCAACTCTTTCTACGAGCACAACTGAGCTAGATTGGTATTTTTGATAGTTCTTAATTGAAGTTTTTACTAAGGAGGAAGATTGGAGCGAGCTATTGATTTAGACAAGAGTGGTTCGAACTGATGACCTATACCTTGGCAAAAAAAGGGTATCAACTCTTTCTACGAGCACAACTGAGCTAGATTGGCATTTTTTTATGGTGGTTAATTGAAGTTTTTACTAAAGAGGAAGATTGGAGCGAGCTATTGATTTAGACAAGAGTGGTTCGAACTGATGACCTATACCTTGGCAAAAAAAGGGTATCAACTCTTTCTACGAGCACAACTGAGCTAGATTGGTATTTTTGATAGTTCTTAATTGAAGTTTTTACTAAGGAGGAAGATTGGAGCGAGCTATTGATTTAGACAAGAGTGGTTCGAACTGATGACCTATACCTTGGCAAAAAAAGGGTATCAACTCTTTCTACGAGCACAACTGAGCTAGATTGGCATTTTTTTATGGTGGTTAATTGAAGTTTTTACTAAAGAGGAAGATTGGAGCGACATATCAGGTTCGAACTGATGACCTATACCTTGGCAAGGTATCGCTCTACCAACTGAGCTAATGTCGCGTAATCTTTTTAAATTGGAGCGACATATCAGGTTCGAACTGATGACCTATACCTTGGCAAGGTATCGCTCTACCAACTGAGCTAATGTCGCATAAATCTTTTCACCTTACCGAATTTGGTAATTCAATAAGTAAATATTTGGAGCGACATATCAGGTTCGAACTGATGACCTATACCTTGGCAAGGTATCGCTCTACCAACTGAGCTAATGTCGCTTTAAAACCTTTCATTACACTCTAGCTGTAAATATGAACTAAAGGGTATCGTTTTCACCTTTAGCAACTGAGCTAGTATCGCGTAAATCTTTTCACCTTACCGAATTTGGTAATTCAATAAGTAAATATTTGGAGCGACATATCAGGTTCGAACTGATGACCTATACCTTGGCAAGGTATCGCTCTACCAACTGAGCTAATGTCGCTTTAAAACTTTTCATTACACTCTAGCTGTAAATATTAACTAAAGGGTATCGTTTTCACCTTTAGCAACTGAGCTAGTATCGCGTAAATCTTTTTACTTACCGAATTTGGTAATTCAATAAGCTAATATTTGGAGCGACATATCAGGTTCGAACTGATGACCTATACCTTGGCAAGGTATCGCTCTACCAACTGAGCTAATGTCGCATAAATATTTCAAATGCTATCTTAGTTCTAAACGCTGACTAGAAGTATCGTTCTCACTTCTAGCAACTGAGCTAATGTCGCATTTCAACTTTTTTACTTAACCACTAAGTTTGCCGCTTAGTGAAAAGTTGAGGCCGCATTATATGAGAATTTCACTGCTCTGCAACCCCTTCTTGCAAATAAACTGACTGATTGCTTAAATTTTGAAAACTTTCGCTCGATAAAACTGCAATTCAGCGATAGATTCCTGAATATCGAGTAACGCTTGATGTGTATTTTGCTTGGTAAAGCCTTCCATTGCTGCTGGCTCCCAACGTCGAACCAGTTCTTTTATGGTACTAACATCAATATTTCGGTAGTGAAAGTAATCTTCGAGCGCTGGCATATAGCGATTTAAAAATCGACGATCCTGCCCGATACTATTACCACACATAGGTGAAGCACCAGCTGGAACATATTGAGACAAAAATTCAATTGTCTTTGCAATTGCATCTTGCTCACTAAACTCGCTGGCTTTTACACGCTCAACTAGCCCTGACTCACCATGATGCTTTTGATTCCAATCATCCATCAATGCGAGTTGTTCATCAGACTGATGAATCGCAATAACTGGGCCCTGAGCAATAATATTTAACTCTTTATCGGTCACTATGGTCGCAATTTCAATAATTCTATCGACTGCTGGCTCAAGTCCCGTCATTTCAAGATCGACCCAAATAAGGTTGTTTTCATCTATAGCCATAAAGAGACCTGTAATCCTTGTTAGCCTAAATTCAGGCTTTTTTGTTTAAGACGGTGTATCATACTGCTTTTTTAAGCGACAAAAAATCACCTTTATAATTGAAGGCTATTTACGTGAGTAATACGTGAGCAAAAAGAAACCATTAAGCCAAGGTCAGTTACGCAGAATGCGTAACAACCAGAAAAAGAAATTGCAGAGCAGCGATGCAGGCGAAAGTACTCCTGAATTACAGGATAACTCTTTAGGCCCAGAGCAGTTAGGCACCATTATTTCTCGTTTTGGTCAGCATGCAGATGTTGAAACTGAAACCGGCCACTTAGCGCGCTGCAATATACGCAGAAATATTAAAAGTTTAGTCACTGGTGACAAAGTTATTGTGCGTTTAGCATTAACGAGTGAGTCAGGTGCTAGCCGCATTGAGGGCATTGTTGAAGCTGTACACCCAAGGCATTCTCTGCTTTCGAGACCCGATATGTACGATGGCGTAAAAATCATCGCCTCGAATATCGATCAGATCCTTATCGTCACTTCAGTAAAGCCTGCGTTTACCACACAGATTATAGACCGTTATCTTGTCGCTTCGGAAGATACTGGAATTGCACCTGTTATCGTACTCAACAAAGTCGACCTTATTACAGCTGAAGAGCTACCCGAAATCGAAGCTGCGCTGCAACGTTACCGTGATGTAGGTTACGACGTTTACAAAGTCAGTAGTAAAACCGGCGAAGGTGTCGAGCAAATAAACCAGCTTATGAATGGAAAAGTTAGTGTGTTTGTCGGGCAATCAGGTGTGGGTAAATCATCGATGATCAACGCCATGATGCCAGACGCTGAATTAGCCATTGGTGATATATCAGAAAATTCAGGCTTGGGTCAGCATACAACGACTACTGCGAAGCTGCTGCATATATCGACTGGCGGCGATCTGATCGATTCCCCTGGTGTTCGTGAGTTTGCCTTATGGCACTTACCCCCAGAGAGAGTGGGCCAATGCTTTATTGAGTTCAGAGAATATCTCGGAACATGTAAATTTAGAGACTGTAAGCACCTCAATGATCCAGGCTGCTCGATAACCGAAGCCTTAGCAGCCGGTGATATCAGCGCTGATAGATATAATAACTATCATAAAATCATTGCCAGTCTGGATGAGCAAAGACACGCTCGCCATTTTAGAGCTGGTCCAGACGAATAAAAATAAAACTTGAGGAATTTAAAATTGGATAAAGTCAAAATTGCGCTGCAGTATATTATGCCTAAGCACCTAATTTCACGTCTTGTCGGCAAATTAGCCGCGGCAGAAATGGGCGCAGTAACCACGGCAGCAATTAAATGGTTTATCAAGCAATACAAGATTGATATGAGTGAAGCGGCGCAGCCCGCGCCTGAAGCTTACCCGACTTTTAATCAATTTTTCACTCGTGCATTAAAGGCTGGTATTCGCCCACTCTGTGATGACAAAGATTACATCACCCACCCCGTTGATGGCGCAGTAAGTCAACTTGGCCCAATTGAAGATGGTCGCATCTTTCAAGCTAAAGGCCATGATTACTCTTCACTAGCGTTACTCGGTGACCAAGCTGATGATGCAAAACGTTTTGAAGACGGTGATTTCGCTACAATTTATCTAGCACCGAAAGATTACCATCGTATTCACATGCCAATCAAAGGCACGCTGTCTAAAATGACCTATGTACCCGGTGAGCTATTTTCAGTTAACCCGCTAACTGCGCAAAATGTTCCAGGATTATTCGCCCGAAATGAGCGGGTCGTGGCCATCTTTGAAACTGAAATAGGCCCAATTGCGATGGTGCTTGTTGGTGCAACCATTGTTGCCAGCATTGAAACGGTTTGGGCTGGTACTGTAACCCCGCCAACGGGTCAAGACGTATTTACTTGGAATTACCCTACTGAAGGTCCTGAGGCGCTAACCCTTGAGAAAGGTGCAGAGATGGGACGTTTTAAACTGGGCAGCACTGTAGTGATGTTATTTGCTAAAGACGCACTCGACGAGTTTGCTGACGGTGTTGAACCTTCAAGCATAACCCGTATGGGCCAAGCTTTTGCAAAAATTGAAGACTAAGCAACGGCATTGAATAGCAGTGACAAAAAAACGGGGCTACTTGAGCTACATCTAGCCGTACTGCTTTTTGGTGGTACAGCCCTGTTTTCTAAACTCATCCCTTTGAGCGCATTAGATATAACAGTACTGCGTTGTGTTGTTGCAGCAGCAGTATTAGCGCTCATTGTTAAGCTCAGTAAGCAAAAGATAACACTAGAAGCAGCGAAAGATTATCTGGTCGCTATCGGACTCGGTATTATCGTCAGTTTACATTGGGTCACATACTTTGCCTCTATGCAGTTGTCCTCAGTTGCCATTGGTATGATTGCTTTTTTCACCTATCCCGTTATGACAGTACTCATTGAGCCACTGGTCACGGATGCCAAACTAAAACTAGCCGATGTTATCAGTGGTGTTTTGGTGCTGACAGGGGTGAGTTTGCTCATTCCTGAGGCAAGCCTTGGTAACGATGTTACCCTTGGGATTGTTGTAGGCATCCTGTCTGCAGCGCTATTCACCGCAAGAAACCTATTGCATAAACGCTATTTTTCACAGTATAGCGGTCAACAAGCGATGTTCTACCAAACCATGGTTGCTGTGGTTTTTCTTGCACCTTGGTTCACTGCTGAAACAAGTAATATTGAAGCCAATGTTTGGTGGTTAATCGTGCTGCTTGGCGTAGTATTTACGGCTGCGCCTCATGCGCTATTCACCTCTGCACTGCGATTACTCAGCGCCAAAACTGTCGGTCTAGTATCCTGTTTACAACCCTTTTATGGTGCAGTGTTAGCGTTACTCCTTCTCGGTGAAGATCTTGAGCTTAAAACCATTATCGGTGGAACATTAGTCGTTGCCACTGCATTATTTGAAACTCAGCAGAGCCACAAGTCACAACGGACTAAAAAGACTATATAGAACCATGTATTTATCTCAATAACTTGGCTACTATTGAGTAAGTCCTTTTCGATTTATGCAAGCTGCTAATCATGCATCGTTTTTTATTGGTTTTTCTGTGTTTTATTTGCACTATAGCCAACGCTAACCCACCAACTCAACTTGAAAAAAGGTTGGGGTTAAACCCATCGCTCAATAGCAGCAACACACCTCAAGAGCAACTGACACTGCTAGAGAGTAAAACGAGTGAGTTAGCCCTCACAGAGGAAAATGCTCGAGCGCTAGTAAACAATTTTGATCTGCATAAATCTAATCTACAGAATCAGATCAGGGAGGCGCAACAGCCCATTGCTTGGTCCAATAAGCAAGAGTTGAACCAGCAAGGTTCACTAGCGTACTTACGTTTATCAGAACTTAAAGATATCGAAATCAGCTTAAGCGATAAAATCAACAGTTTAATAGAGTCACTAGATAACCTTCCGAATGCCTTAAGTAAGGCAAGGGCTACACTCACTAAACATAAAAAGAATCGTATTTCCAACGAACAAACGCTTGCTAACCAATTGCTAGCCGCTCAAAGAACCCTATATCAACAGCGAGTGACCACCTTAGAGGCTATGTTAGCAAGCAGCCAGAAAGAGATAGATCTCAATCAACTGCAACTCAAATTGGTACGAGAGCAACTGCTACAGCAAGAGCAGTTAATAGAGCGTCTAAATCAAGAGTTAGATTTACAACGACATAAGCGCACGGAGGCTGCTATCGCCAGCAGCTTACTGCCCGAGTCAAATGGCACAGATCCGATAGCCCAAGCTATTAGCGAAGCTAATTTAAGTTATGGGGAAACGTTAAAATCGCTAAACTTAAAGATAAGCCAAGCGCTGACACAACAAGAGCAAGCAGAAGCCCAATACCAAGCTCAAGCTAAACAGTTGACCAATATCCAGCAGCAAATCAGTTGGATCAAACTAAACTCGGCTTTCGGCGAGCGTTTTTTGCAAATGCTGCAAGCACTACCCAAGCCGCCAAGCCAAGATCCAGTCCAAAATGAAATAGCGAATGCACGACTAGCGCGCTATCAAATTGAACAAGCGCAAACCCTTAATGTACAGCAGCTCAACAATACTCAAGTACCGACACCATTGCATGCAAAACTACTTGTCTCTCAAGAGCTATTGTTGCAGCAGCTATTACAAAGTTATGATCAATATTTGAGTGAACTCGCTAATTTAAGAGTGAGTAATGAGCAACTTAACCAGCAGTATTTGACCCTAAGAGATACCTTAAACGAACACCTATTCTGGGTTCCCAATGCTAATCGTATAGGCAGTTTATGGCTTACAGATCTGCATCAAAGTGTGCAATGGATGATCCAGCAAGCTCCCTGGAAGCTGTTGCAGAAATCATTCAGTGAACAAGGTAGCTTGTGGTCGTGGTGGTTGATCTTATTTATCGTCAGCCTAGTTGCACAAGATATTCTTACTCCAAAATTCAAAGCAGCAATGCGCCGTGAACTGCCTTTTGTCGGCAACGTCACCCAAGATAAGTTTATCTATACATGGCATGTGCTCATTAACTCAGTCAGCTATAGCCTGCTAAAACCACTGTCCATTGTGTTGGCTGGGGCAATTTTCTATCAATCGAGCCTCAATTTCGTGTCAGCTATTGGCATGGGCGTTATGGCAATCGGTACCTTTTACCAGCTCTATCGCCTTGTGTATTTACTAGCATTAGATAAAGGACTGTTAATCAACCATTTCAAAGCACAACGTAACCTTGTTCGTGCAGGACAAGAGAGGTTTAAACAACTGACGATTATGGTTATGCCATTCTTGGGGATTGCCGCATTTGCAGAAGTCATCGATACTTCCCTGGTTAGAAACAGTCTTGGCCGTGGTGCATTTATAATTTTTTGCTTAATGCTGTTCTGGTTCTATAAAGACATTTTAAATATTTCTAATCGTGAGAATAAGCATCACCAAAATGATAAAAATAGAAAACTAGTCCAAAAACTATTGTGGGCTATGCTGATCATTACCCCCATTGCCTGTGCTATTTTAGCGTTTCTCGGCTACTACTACACCGCCTTTCAGATGTTTTTACAGCTGCAGTTATCACTCATTTTCGGCTTAGGATTTTTACTATTATACCAATTGACTAAACGCTGGATGCTTATTGAAAGGCGCCGGATTGCATTTGATCGCGCCAAGGCTAAACGCGCAGAGGTACTTGCTCAGCGTGAAAAAGGTGAAGTTAACGCGCCAGAACAATTAGATACCTATGAAGAGCCCGAAGTCGATTTAGAGACCATTTCCGGCCAATCTCTAG
The Shewanella sp. KX20019 DNA segment above includes these coding regions:
- the orn gene encoding oligoribonuclease codes for the protein MAIDENNLIWVDLEMTGLEPAVDRIIEIATIVTDKELNIIAQGPVIAIHQSDEQLALMDDWNQKHHGESGLVERVKASEFSEQDAIAKTIEFLSQYVPAGASPMCGNSIGQDRRFLNRYMPALEDYFHYRNIDVSTIKELVRRWEPAAMEGFTKQNTHQALLDIQESIAELQFYRAKVFKI
- the rsgA gene encoding small ribosomal subunit biogenesis GTPase RsgA yields the protein MSKKKPLSQGQLRRMRNNQKKKLQSSDAGESTPELQDNSLGPEQLGTIISRFGQHADVETETGHLARCNIRRNIKSLVTGDKVIVRLALTSESGASRIEGIVEAVHPRHSLLSRPDMYDGVKIIASNIDQILIVTSVKPAFTTQIIDRYLVASEDTGIAPVIVLNKVDLITAEELPEIEAALQRYRDVGYDVYKVSSKTGEGVEQINQLMNGKVSVFVGQSGVGKSSMINAMMPDAELAIGDISENSGLGQHTTTTAKLLHISTGGDLIDSPGVREFALWHLPPERVGQCFIEFREYLGTCKFRDCKHLNDPGCSITEALAAGDISADRYNNYHKIIASLDEQRHARHFRAGPDE
- the asd gene encoding archaetidylserine decarboxylase (Phosphatidylserine decarboxylase is synthesized as a single chain precursor. Generation of the pyruvoyl active site from a Ser is coupled to cleavage of a Gly-Ser bond between the larger (beta) and smaller (alpha chains). It is an integral membrane protein.), encoding MDKVKIALQYIMPKHLISRLVGKLAAAEMGAVTTAAIKWFIKQYKIDMSEAAQPAPEAYPTFNQFFTRALKAGIRPLCDDKDYITHPVDGAVSQLGPIEDGRIFQAKGHDYSSLALLGDQADDAKRFEDGDFATIYLAPKDYHRIHMPIKGTLSKMTYVPGELFSVNPLTAQNVPGLFARNERVVAIFETEIGPIAMVLVGATIVASIETVWAGTVTPPTGQDVFTWNYPTEGPEALTLEKGAEMGRFKLGSTVVMLFAKDALDEFADGVEPSSITRMGQAFAKIED
- a CDS encoding DMT family transporter, with protein sequence MNSSDKKTGLLELHLAVLLFGGTALFSKLIPLSALDITVLRCVVAAAVLALIVKLSKQKITLEAAKDYLVAIGLGIIVSLHWVTYFASMQLSSVAIGMIAFFTYPVMTVLIEPLVTDAKLKLADVISGVLVLTGVSLLIPEASLGNDVTLGIVVGILSAALFTARNLLHKRYFSQYSGQQAMFYQTMVAVVFLAPWFTAETSNIEANVWWLIVLLGVVFTAAPHALFTSALRLLSAKTVGLVSCLQPFYGAVLALLLLGEDLELKTIIGGTLVVATALFETQQSHKSQRTKKTI
- a CDS encoding mechanosensitive ion channel domain-containing protein produces the protein MHRFLLVFLCFICTIANANPPTQLEKRLGLNPSLNSSNTPQEQLTLLESKTSELALTEENARALVNNFDLHKSNLQNQIREAQQPIAWSNKQELNQQGSLAYLRLSELKDIEISLSDKINSLIESLDNLPNALSKARATLTKHKKNRISNEQTLANQLLAAQRTLYQQRVTTLEAMLASSQKEIDLNQLQLKLVREQLLQQEQLIERLNQELDLQRHKRTEAAIASSLLPESNGTDPIAQAISEANLSYGETLKSLNLKISQALTQQEQAEAQYQAQAKQLTNIQQQISWIKLNSAFGERFLQMLQALPKPPSQDPVQNEIANARLARYQIEQAQTLNVQQLNNTQVPTPLHAKLLVSQELLLQQLLQSYDQYLSELANLRVSNEQLNQQYLTLRDTLNEHLFWVPNANRIGSLWLTDLHQSVQWMIQQAPWKLLQKSFSEQGSLWSWWLILFIVSLVAQDILTPKFKAAMRRELPFVGNVTQDKFIYTWHVLINSVSYSLLKPLSIVLAGAIFYQSSLNFVSAIGMGVMAIGTFYQLYRLVYLLALDKGLLINHFKAQRNLVRAGQERFKQLTIMVMPFLGIAAFAEVIDTSLVRNSLGRGAFIIFCLMLFWFYKDILNISNRENKHHQNDKNRKLVQKLLWAMLIITPIACAILAFLGYYYTAFQMFLQLQLSLIFGLGFLLLYQLTKRWMLIERRRIAFDRAKAKRAEVLAQREKGEVNAPEQLDTYEEPEVDLETISGQSLGLVRSLLLLAFLASIVGLWTQTHTALFSLLDGVTLWSSNTTLNGIEQQLPITLKSLLLSFIIVGFSMMIATNLPGLIELTILQRLDLSQGTGFALTTVSRYLVIFFGILSGFSTLGMEWSKLQWLVAALSVGLGFGLQEIFANFISGLIILFEKPVRIGDTVTIRDLTGTVSKIQIRATTIIDWDRKEIIVPNKAFITEQLINWSLSDPITRVIVYVSVARDSDPARVEAALYQAVQECDDALLTPEPEVWFAGFGKHTQDFEVRAYAKDMGTRWPLRHKLHKQISKKLRDNNLVLAYPQLEVHVSQGQSKDVQNLIRT